Proteins from a single region of Thunnus albacares chromosome 16, fThuAlb1.1, whole genome shotgun sequence:
- the LOC122999629 gene encoding prospero homeobox protein 1-like yields MNQSAWSKDLYSSSNICLDSCTAEHLPSFQPDPLLSNPDVSGASALLHKDSEKKSPPESDYYSSSDAGSSLMCSSQLELNPPGDSTRRQHPSPASRSCGHFEWNLNSGHQAKRARVENIIKGMTGSPGAHCTDVMMNQHEETDGMQGDEKMQELPLHQDHMQTRKQPQSQNQHLRQLRTRFTHMDGVSDSMDFSKESLAEEKYPTWNNSPDACTDSYSEFESGSSRKYQGWKRVKLMNYFQSKPEKIKLMADVLKYELSRAVSRSVDSIFKSMPLLQAPLNDEGNIETDLSFLNLHKQPSVCKDNKLGFLCCGSAEVQVPDVQTEALSLVVQKPQLETPDKFILQSRSRAQHRPKLPTSSFCLREDQEPQQIHNVAHQNTLRCLRGGCSEMKFDTSWNSDRIRSKVNSRSIRSPQTHTVPVDPMTLESLCLPDVKIESDSLLKHNLYMLNEGLTTNHLKKAKLMFFFTRYPSSLVLKMCFHDVQFTRCITSQLIKWFSNFREFYYIQMEKFARHAVMEGASDMRGLAVGRESELFRALNMHYNKANDFQVPDRFLEVAEITLREFYIAISMGKDRDPSWKKAIYKVICKLDSDVPAEFKSHHSG; encoded by the exons ATGAATCAAAGTGCGTGGAGCAAAGACCTCTATTCTTCCAGCAACATCTGCCTTGACAGCTGCACTGCTGAGCATCTCCCTTCTTTTCAACCTGACCCCTTGCTGTCAAATCCAGATGTATCCGGTGCTTCTGCGCTCTTACACAAAGACAGCGAGAAGAAGTCGCCACCGGAGAGTGATTATTATAGCAGCAGTGATGCCGGTTCAAGTTTGATGTGTTCAAGCCAGCTGGAGCTCAACCCACCCGGAGACAGCACGAGAAGGCAGCACCCATCTCCTGCATCCAGGTCTTGCGGTCACTTTGAGTGGAACTTAAACAGCGGCCATCAAGCAAAGCGTGCCAGAGTAGAAAATATCATCAAAGGCATGACCGGCTCTCCTGGTGCGCACTGCACAGATGTGATGATGAATCAGCACGAGGAGACAGACGGCATGCAGGGAGATGAGAAGATGCAGGAGCTGCCTTTACATCAGGACCACATGCAGACAAGAAAGCAACCTCAAAGCCAGAATCAGCACCTCAGACAGCTCAGAACAAGGTTTACTCACATGGACGGGGTGAGTGACAGTATGGATTTTAGTAAGGAAAGTCTTGCAGAAGAGAAATATCCCACCTGGAACAATTCACCTGACGCATGTACAGATTCATACAGTGAGTTCGAAAGCGGCTCGAGCAGGAAATACCAAGGATGGAAAAGGGTGAAGCTGATGAACTACTTTCAATCCAAACctgaaaaaataaagttgatgGCAGATGTTTTAAAGTACGAATTGTCCAGAGCTGTCAGCAGGAGCGTTGACTCCATTTTCAAAAGCATGCCGCTTTTACAGGCGCCACTAAACGACGAGGGGAACATAGAGACTGATTTGTCTTTTCTAAACCTTCATAAGCAGCCATCAGTTTGTAAAGATAATAAATTAGGATTTTTATGTTGTGGGAGTGCAGAGGTGCAAGTCCCAGATGTTCAAACTGAAGCGCTCTCCCTTGTGGTACAAAAGCCTCAACTGGAAACACCCGACAAGTTTATTCTCCAGTCCAGATCAAGAGCTCAACATCGTCCCAAACTTCCAACATCCTCCTTCTGTCTGCGTGAAGACCAGGAGCCACAACAGATTCATAACGTCGCCCATCAAAACACCCTCAGATGCTTGCGAGGAGGATGTTCAGAGATGAAGTTTGATACATCTTGGAACTCAGACAGAATAAGATCAAAGGTCAACTCCAGATCTATAAGGAGCCCACAGACTCACACTGTGCCTGTGGATCCAATGACTTTGGAAAGCCTTTGTCTCCCTGATGTCAAGATTGAGTCCGATAGCCTCCTAAAGCATAACCTGTATATGCTGAAT GAGGGTCTGACCACAAACCACCTCAAGAAAGCGAAGCTCATGTTCTTCTTCACCCGCTACCCGAGTTCACTGGTGCTGAAGATGTGTTTCCATGACGTGCAG tTCACGCGCTGCATCACCTCTCAGCTCATCAAGTGGTTCAGTAACTTCAGGGAGTTTTATTACATCCAGATGGAGAAGTTTGCCCGCCACGCCGTCATGGAAGGAGCATCTGACATGAGGGGTCTGGCTGTGGGGAGAGAATCGGAACTTTTCAGAGCTCTCAACATGCACTACAACAAAGCCAACGACTTCCAG
- the LOC122999631 gene encoding dihydrolipoyllysine-residue succinyltransferase component of 2-oxoglutarate dehydrogenase complex, mitochondrial-like — translation MLSRSRCVYRTLGRSLSAVSQANNVLVRQSVSGLSVCSRLVYSQPCEFPSSASVFHIRYFKTSAVHRDEVVTVKTPAFAESVTEGDVRWEKAVGDSVTEDEVVCEIETDKTSVQVPAPAAGVIEELLVPDGGKVEGGTPLFKLRKGAAAAKAAPSPAAEAPAAAAAAPPPPPPPPPPASIPTAMPPVPPVPAQAVHAKPVSAVQPTAAASAPPAAAGARGENRVKMNRMRLRIAQRLKEAQNTCAMLTTFNEVDMSNIQEMRKIHKDAFLKKHNIKLGFMSAFVKAAAHALNDQPAVNAVIDDTTKEIVYRDYVDISVAVATPKGLVVPVIRNVETMNFADIEKAINALGEKARKNELAVEDMDGGTFTISNGGVFGSMFGTPIINPPQSAILGMHGIFDRPVAINGKAEIRPMMYVALTYDHRLVDGREAVTFLRKIKAVVEDPRTLLLDM, via the exons ATGCTATCACGATCCCGATGTGTTTACCGGACGCTCGGCCGCTCCCTGTCAGCGGTGAGCCAG gcCAATAATGTGCTGGTTCGACAAAGTGTATCAG GCCTCTCTGTCTGCAGCCGCCTAGTTTATTCTCAGCC ATGTGAATTTCCATCATCAGCGAGTGTCTTCCACATCAGATACTTCAAGACATCTGCTGTTCACA GGGATGAAGTTGTCACAGTCAAAACTCCTGCGTTTGCAGAATCTGTAACAGAGGGGGATGTGAGGTGGGAGAAAG CTGTGGGTGACTCGGTAACAGAAGATGAGGTGGTTTGTGAAATTGAAACTGACAAG ACGTCAGTACAAGTCCCTGCTCCAGCAGCTGGTGTAATTGAGGAACTGCTGGTGCCAGATGGAGGGAAGGTAGAAGGAGGAACGCCACTCTTCAAACTCCGGAAAGGAG CTGCCGCCGCCAAAGCTGCTCCCTCCCCGGCCGCAGAAGcacccgctgctgctgctgcagcccctccaccaccaccaccacctcctcctccagcttcaATCCCCACTGCCATGCCTCCAGTGCCCCCAGTGCCAGCACAGGCTGTCCACGCCAAACCTG TTTCTGCTGTCCAGCCGACTGCTGCAGCTTCAGCTCCTCCAGCGGCAGCAGGAGCAAGAGGAGAGAACAGG GTGAAGATGAATCGTATGAGGTTGAGAATCGCCCAGAGGCTGAAGGAGGCTCAGAACACCTGCGCCATGCTGACCACCTTCAATGAGGTGGACATGAG CAACATTCAAGAGATGAGAAAAATCCATAAGGATGCTTTCTTAAAGAAGCATAACATCAAACTGGGTTTTATGTCAGCATTTGTGAAGGCTGCAGCTCATGCTCTGAATGATCAGCCTGCTGTGAATGCTG TTATTGATGATACAACGAAAGAGATTGTCTACAGGGACTATGTAGACATTAGTGTCGCTGTGGCAACTCCAAAG GGACTTGTTGTACCAGTGATCCGTAATGTGGAGACCATGAACTTTGCTGACATTGAGAAAGCCATCAATGCATTGGGAGAGAAG GCTCGTAAAAACGAGCTCGCTGTTGAAGATATGGATGGAGGCACGTTCACCATCAGCAATGGCGGCGTGTTTGGCTCCATGTTTGGCACACCCATCATCAACCCCCCGCAGTCTGCCATCCTGGGCATGCATGGCATTTTTGACCGACCTGTGGCCATCAACGGCAAG GCTGAGATCCGACCCATGATGTACGTGGCTCTGACATACGACCACCGACTCGTTGACGGCAGAGAGGCGGTCACTTTCTTACGCAAGATCAAAGCGGTTGTAGAAGATCCACGAACACTGCTTCTGgacatgtga